A window of Cystobacter fuscus DSM 2262 genomic DNA:
ATCAGGGAGGGGGGTTCCGTGCTATAGCCAACGGAGGACTTCGTTGACAAGCGCTTGACATGACCCGCCTGGAAACGAGGTAAGGAAGCGGCATGAATCGCCGCCTCGTCACCGTCCTGGTGTTCACTCTCTGTCTCTGCACGACGGCGAGCGCCCAGCCCCCGCGTCCCGCCGAGCTGTCGGCCTCCGTCACTCCGCCCTGGTTTCCCCGGGCCGCCTCGCTGAGCGTGTCCCTGCGCGAGGGCGCGGTGCTGCCCGAGGCCCGCGTGCAGTGGCAGTTGCTGTTCTTTCGCAGCCGTAAGGATTCGCTCGGGCTGCTCATCGAGCCCTCGGTGGCCTTCGCCGCCGCCCGGCCTGCTTCCATCCCGGACGCCAGCGGCGCGCTCACCTCGCTCCAGCTCTACTCGCTCCTGTTCGGCGTGGGGTACACCAACCGCACCGAGTCCGGTCTGGAGTGGGGCTTCCAGGTGAGCACGGGTCCCACCTGGGCCCGGGGGCGCTTCACCACCTCGCCTGCCCGGGAGTCTGCCTGGATGGGCCTGCTGGAAGGCCGCGCGCGAATGGGCTACCGCTTCGGTGCCGTTGGCTCGGGGATTACGGTAGGGTATGGTGATCCCTACAACTACAAACGTTCGAGCCGCTCCCGGCCGTTCATCGGGGGCCTGCAACTGGGTCTGTACGCGGACTGGCGCTAGGCCCCACTGGATCCTGTGCCCCCTGGCGGGGTGAAGTGTGTACTGAAGATGCTCGAGCCTCTCAGCCTGCATATCGGCCGGTTCCATCGGGAGCGGACGGAGTACGAGCGGACGCTGCCCCCCGCGCTACTGGTGTTCACGCCCGCGATCGGGGCGGAGCGGGTGCCGGACGATGCCGACTCGGACCGTCAATTCCGCACCCTGAGCCATGTGTCCAAGCCCATGATGGGGGTGGGCGAGCCGGTGGTGTTCCCGGTGATCAAGACGCGGGAGAATGCGTTCGGCCGTGGCATTACGGTGGGACGAACGGGCAACAACGACGTGGTGCTCGAAGATGGTACGGTGTCGCGCTTCCACGCGTGGTTCCAGCGTGAGAGCCAGGGGGGCTATCTGCTCACCGACGCGGGCTCGAAGAACGGCACGTTCGTGGAGGGGGTTCGCCTGCTGCCACGGCGCGCGTGTGCCCTGAACGACGGAGCGCGCGTGCGCTTCGGTCATGTGGAGCTGACGTTCTATCTGGCCAGTGGCTTCACGAAGGTGCTCGCGCGGCGACCAGGTCCGTGAGCTTGTCAGCCCTCGCGGGGGCTTCGTAACGTAAGATGGGACCCCTCGACGAGGGAGCAGGGAGCGTTCGCGGTGCCATTGACCACAGAGGCGTTCGGCCTGACGGATGTGGGCCGGAAGCGGCAGCACAATGAAGATGCGATGCTCGTGGACGCCCCGCTTGGCCTGTTCATCGTGGCCGATGGCATGGGCGGCCACGCGGCGGGCGAAGTGGCCAGCTCGCGCGCCACCGAGGTGGTGCGCCAGCACATGGTGTCCAACCGCCATCTGCTCAAGGACCTGAGCACCAACACGAGCCAGGACGCGCGCAACGCGGCCCAGGCGCTGATGGAGGTGGCCATCCAGCGCGCGTGCGCGGACATCTTCCGCATGGCCCTGTCGGACCCGTCCAAGCGCGGCATGGGCACCACCTTCGTGTGCCTCGCGGTGAGCGGCAACAAGGGCGTCATCGGCCACGTGGGCGACTCGCGCATCTACCTGGTGCGCCATGGCCAGTGCCACCGGCTCACCGAGGATCACACCCTGGTGGCCGCCCAGCTCAAGGCCGGCACCATCACCAAGGAACAGGCCGCCACCTCCCAGTACCGCAACGTCATCACCCGCGCGGTGGGCATCCAGGAGTCCGTCCAGGTCGACACCCTCATCGTCGATCTCTTCCCGGGCGATCTCTTCCTGCTGTGCTCGGACGGCCTGCACGGCTACCTGGACGATGACGAGGTGCTGCCGCTCGTGCAGGGCTCCACCCCGGTGGACCTGCCCAAGCGCTTCGTGGATCTGGCCAACGAGCGCGGAGGCAAGGACAACATCACCGCCGTGGTGGTGAAGGTGTCCGGCGAGGGCACGCTGGAGGCGGAGACGAGCGAGGCGCAGAGCCGCATGGAGGCGCTGCGCAAGATTCCGCTCTTCCGCCACCTCACCTACAAGGAGCAGACGGCGGTGTTGTCCATCGCCACCACGCGCACCTTCCCCGCCGGCCGGGAGATCGTCGTGGAGGGCCAGCCGGGCGAGGAGCTCTTCGTCGTCATCCGCGGCCGGGTGGTCATCGAGAAGAGCGGGGTGGAGATCGCCGAGCTGCGCCCGGGCGGGCACTTCGGGGAGATGGGCCTCATCGACAACGCCCCCCGCTCGGCCACCGTGCGAGCGGTCGAGCCCACCCGCACCATGGTCATCTCCCGCTCGGATCTCATGGGGTTGATGAAGCGCGAGTCCATCCTGGCGGTGAAGATGCTCTGGAGCTTCGTGCAGGTGCTGTCGGATCGTCTGCGAGCCACCAACTCGGAGCTGAGCGAGGCCCGACAGGAACTGGCGGTGGCCCAGGCCATCCAGCCCTTCGCCGAGGAATAGGGCCCCCGGGACAACTCCGGGCCGGAATGAAAGGCCCGGAATGTCCGTTGGCAGGCCGGTCGCGGGGTGAACGTCCCCGCGCCGTCCGCCCACACCATGCGCAAATGGCTCGTCATAGGTCTGGCCTTCGCCATGCTGTCCGTGGCGGTGGCGGTGTTGTGGCCTCGGTCCGGCGTCCCGGCGTCCACCGGGAACGCGGGGGCTCCCGCGATCCGCGCGCTGCCCGAGTTCGAGCCGGTGGAGGTGTCCTCCGGCGCTTCCGAGGGGCTCACCCTCACCGGGCGGGTGTTGGATCCCTCCGGCCGGCCCGTGCCGGACGCGGAGGTGTCGCTTGCCGCGAGCGCGCAGAAGACGCTCACCTCGGTACGCTGTGACGAGTGTGGACAGGCGCTGCTGGCCTGTCCGGCGCGCGAGAGCGGCATTCACGCATGGGCCTTCTTCGAGCAGGCCCGGGGTTTTCTCCAGGCCCGGGCCAGCACGCGCACGGACGCGCAGGGCCGCTTCCGCTTCGATCATCTCGTCGGCGTGTCCTTCTCCGTGTGGGCCCGGGCCGGGGGCTTCGGTGCCGCCCTGCGCGAGCGCGCGGCCCCGGGGGAGCCGGTGGACTTGTACCTGTCCTCGCCCCGGAGCATCGGCGGGCAGGTGGTGGACGACGCGGGCCGGGGCATGCCGGGCGCCCGGGTGTACGCGGTGTCGCGCAAGGTGCCCGTGCCGTCCGAGGCGGTGACGGGTCCGGATGGCTCCTTCACCCTGTCCGGCCTGGGCGAGGGGCCCTTCTATGTCGTGGCCTCGGCCCAGGGCTTCCTGCCCTCGGTGGAGCACCAGGTGGAGGCGGGTCCGCGCCCCGTGCGCTTGCGCCTGGAGCCCTCGCGCACCCTGGAGGTGCACGTCACCCACCAGGGCCGGCCCGTGGAGGCCACGGTGCGGCTGCGGGCGGATCACCTCGCCCGTGAGGCGCGCGCCGAGCGCGGCGTGGTGCGCTTCGAGGACCTGTACCCGGACTCGCTCGTGGTGTCCGCCGAGGCGGGAGCGCTCGGGGCCGAGCCGCGCACCCTGACGCTCAGCGAGCGCCTCACGCAAGTGACGCTCGAGCTGGAAGAGGCTGGCACGCTGCTCGTCACCGTGGTGGACGAGGCCGGGCAGCCGGTGCCCTCGCCGACCCTGATGCTGCGCACCTCCCGTGGCCCCCTGCCCATCCACACGCAGAAGCCGCAAACGGGCGCGCTGGTGCAGTTCGGCCCCCTGGCCGTGGGCGACTACGTGCTGGAGGGCAAGGCCCCGGGCTACCAGGACGCGCAGCTGCCCGCTCGCGTCAAGCCGGGCGAGACGACGTTGGAGCTGGAGATGTCGCGCGCCACGCTCATCTCCGGCCAGGTGTTGGATCAGTACGGCCGGCCCGCGCCCAACGTGTCGGTGCTGGTGCAGCCCACCGGGGACGCGGTGCTCGCGGACGAGGAGGGCCACTTCTCGGCGCCCGTGCCCACGCCGGGCCTCTACGAGCTGCACGCGCACCACTCCGAGTGGGGCGGCGGACAGGTGAAGGCGACGGCTCCGGCCGAGGGCGTGAAGCTGGAGCTGGAGCCACGCGCGTCGCTGGAGGTGACGGTGACGTCCGAGGGGCGCCGGGTGGAGGGCGCGGACGTGATGTTGTGGGTGGAGAGCGAGGGCATCTTCCGCAGCGACTCCACCTCGGGCTCCGATGGCGTGGTGCCCATGCGCGGCCTGCCCTCGGGCACCTACGCGCTGGTGGCCACGCACCCGGACTACCTGCCCTCGCCCCGGCAGAGCGTGGTGGTGGAGGACGGGCAGACGCAGCGCGTGACGGTGTCGCTCGAGCCCGGGGCCGTGCTGCGCGGCGAGGTGGTGGACACCCAGGGCGCGCCCATCGCGGGCGCGACGGTGTCGGTGCTGCCCCGCGCGTCCGAGGCGGTGACGACCGATGCCCAGGGGCAGTTCGAGATGCGCGCCCTCAACCCCGGGCGTCCCTACCTCGTGGAGGCACGGCACCCGGCGTACGACCAGCGCGAGCGCGCGCAGGGCTCGGCCGGTGGCGAGCCGGTGCGGTTGGTGATGCAGGCGCGCGCCCTGTTCCGCGGCCGCGTGGTGGCCGAGGACGGCGAGCCCGTGCGCCACTTCCAGCTGGAAGAGCACGAGGTGACGAGCGCGGACGGGCGCTTCGAGGTGGCGTTGTCCGTCGTGGAGGAGCGCGTCATCGTGTCCCTGGAGGCGCCGGGCTTCGTACCGCTGACGGTGGACAAGCCGGCCCAGCCCAATGATCTGGGCGATCTGGTGCTGCAGCGAGCGGCCCAGGTGACGGGCCGGGTGCGCGACGAGGGCGGAGGGCCCGTGGCGGACGCGGTGGTGGGGTGTGACGCGTGCGATGACTCGGTGATGACGGGGCCGGATGGCAGCTTCACCCTGGCCAGTCCCTCCTTCGTGAGGAAGTTCAACGTCTCCGCGCGCAAGGGGCGCCTGAGCGCCTCGGCGCCGTTCTCGACCGAGGAGCGCCGCCCGCTGGAGCTGGTGCTCAAGCGCGCCACGCGGCTGTCTGGCACGGTGTACCAGGCCAACGGCACGCCCGCCGCGGGCCTCCAGGTCAAGGCCATCAACACGGAGCGCTCGGAGCCGCTGAGCATCGTCACCGGGCCGGATGGGCGCTACTCCGTGGACGTGGCCCCGGGCAACTACCGCTTCATGACGGGCTCGGAACACGATTTCTCCGGCCAGACCGTGCTGCTCATCCAGGTGGGGGAGGGGGAGCAGCAGGTGAACTTCGGGCCCGCTCCCGGCACGAGCCCGTTGACGGTGGTGCTGCAGCCCGGACGGGGCCGGGTGCTCTGGGTCGTCGCCGGGGACATGCGCGGGGTGACCCGTCCCCAGCAGGAGCTGAACCGGGTGCCCTACGGGCAGGTCATCTTCCAGCCGACGGGCGAGCGCGTCCTCCTGCAGGGCCTCGCTCCGGGGCGTTACACCGTCATCTGGGCGAGCCTGCACACCGAAGGAGAGCCCCCCGTGGTGCGCACGGTGGATCTGCCCTCCTCGTCGGAGGTGGTCCTCACGCCCTGAGTGAAGTGCTAGCGTCGCGGGCATGCGCCCGCCCCTCTCGCGCGTCCATGCCCTGCGGCTGCGCAACCGCTGGAAGTTCATCCTGCTGGTGACGGCGCTCGCCACCGCAGGCGCGGCGCTCTGCCAACGCCACGGCTGGCTGCGGATTCATGACGCCGAGCTCGCCGCCTATGATCAGGGGCTCACCTTCTTCACCCGCGGCCATGAGCGCTCGCGGGACGTGCTCATCGTCGGCATCGACGATCGGACGCTGCAGGGCATCCGCGACAACGCGCGCTACGTGCGCAACTACGGCGTCTATCCGTACTCGCGCAACCTGTGGGCCCGCGTCTTCGAGCACCTCATGGACGAGGGCGCCCGCGCCATCGTCTTCGACGGGGTGATGGACGAGCGGGGCACCGACGAGAGCAATGACCTGGCGCTGGTCCAGGTCCTGGAGGAGCGCGGCATTCCGCTCACCCTGGGCTTCAGCGTCAACGCGGGCCAGCCGCCCCTCCCCCGGGTGGAGCCCGTCAACCGCTTCCCCCGGCCTCCCGCCCGCGAGGGCCCGTCTCCCTCGCTCCCCGTGGCCGAGCCAGCCGCGGATCCCTTCGCCGAGCCGCAGGAGCCTCCACCGCTCGCCTCCGAGGACGTGGCGCGGGCGCTCGCGCTTGCCGTGGAACATCCCGGTCTCGGGTTGCCCCCGCTGGTCCAGAAGCCGGGTGGCAGCGGGCCCCGGCTTGTCCTCCACCCCGTGCCTCCCCTGCCCATGCTGGTGCCCACCGTGCCGGGCTTCGGGCTCGTGATGATGGAGGAGGACGCGGATGGAAAG
This region includes:
- a CDS encoding FHA domain-containing protein, giving the protein MLEPLSLHIGRFHRERTEYERTLPPALLVFTPAIGAERVPDDADSDRQFRTLSHVSKPMMGVGEPVVFPVIKTRENAFGRGITVGRTGNNDVVLEDGTVSRFHAWFQRESQGGYLLTDAGSKNGTFVEGVRLLPRRACALNDGARVRFGHVELTFYLASGFTKVLARRPGP
- a CDS encoding Stp1/IreP family PP2C-type Ser/Thr phosphatase — encoded protein: MPLTTEAFGLTDVGRKRQHNEDAMLVDAPLGLFIVADGMGGHAAGEVASSRATEVVRQHMVSNRHLLKDLSTNTSQDARNAAQALMEVAIQRACADIFRMALSDPSKRGMGTTFVCLAVSGNKGVIGHVGDSRIYLVRHGQCHRLTEDHTLVAAQLKAGTITKEQAATSQYRNVITRAVGIQESVQVDTLIVDLFPGDLFLLCSDGLHGYLDDDEVLPLVQGSTPVDLPKRFVDLANERGGKDNITAVVVKVSGEGTLEAETSEAQSRMEALRKIPLFRHLTYKEQTAVLSIATTRTFPAGREIVVEGQPGEELFVVIRGRVVIEKSGVEIAELRPGGHFGEMGLIDNAPRSATVRAVEPTRTMVISRSDLMGLMKRESILAVKMLWSFVQVLSDRLRATNSELSEARQELAVAQAIQPFAEE
- a CDS encoding carboxypeptidase-like regulatory domain-containing protein, translated to MRKWLVIGLAFAMLSVAVAVLWPRSGVPASTGNAGAPAIRALPEFEPVEVSSGASEGLTLTGRVLDPSGRPVPDAEVSLAASAQKTLTSVRCDECGQALLACPARESGIHAWAFFEQARGFLQARASTRTDAQGRFRFDHLVGVSFSVWARAGGFGAALRERAAPGEPVDLYLSSPRSIGGQVVDDAGRGMPGARVYAVSRKVPVPSEAVTGPDGSFTLSGLGEGPFYVVASAQGFLPSVEHQVEAGPRPVRLRLEPSRTLEVHVTHQGRPVEATVRLRADHLAREARAERGVVRFEDLYPDSLVVSAEAGALGAEPRTLTLSERLTQVTLELEEAGTLLVTVVDEAGQPVPSPTLMLRTSRGPLPIHTQKPQTGALVQFGPLAVGDYVLEGKAPGYQDAQLPARVKPGETTLELEMSRATLISGQVLDQYGRPAPNVSVLVQPTGDAVLADEEGHFSAPVPTPGLYELHAHHSEWGGGQVKATAPAEGVKLELEPRASLEVTVTSEGRRVEGADVMLWVESEGIFRSDSTSGSDGVVPMRGLPSGTYALVATHPDYLPSPRQSVVVEDGQTQRVTVSLEPGAVLRGEVVDTQGAPIAGATVSVLPRASEAVTTDAQGQFEMRALNPGRPYLVEARHPAYDQRERAQGSAGGEPVRLVMQARALFRGRVVAEDGEPVRHFQLEEHEVTSADGRFEVALSVVEERVIVSLEAPGFVPLTVDKPAQPNDLGDLVLQRAAQVTGRVRDEGGGPVADAVVGCDACDDSVMTGPDGSFTLASPSFVRKFNVSARKGRLSASAPFSTEERRPLELVLKRATRLSGTVYQANGTPAAGLQVKAINTERSEPLSIVTGPDGRYSVDVAPGNYRFMTGSEHDFSGQTVLLIQVGEGEQQVNFGPAPGTSPLTVVLQPGRGRVLWVVAGDMRGVTRPQQELNRVPYGQVIFQPTGERVLLQGLAPGRYTVIWASLHTEGEPPVVRTVDLPSSSEVVLTP